Part of the Lycium ferocissimum isolate CSIRO_LF1 chromosome 6, AGI_CSIRO_Lferr_CH_V1, whole genome shotgun sequence genome, TTGATGTTTGTCAAGAGTTTCTCACCTGTCTTTGAAGCTCTGATGGTTTCCTTGGCCCTCCGTGATTCATTTAATTGCAAACCCTTTCGTGCTCTATCTATAGAGTAAAGAATCGAGATCCTTCCAAATTATAGAACTTTACCAGGCAGATAGAGGTTACAGTGCATGATGTGGCTCTTTCCAAACTGCCTTACCACTAGCCTCGTTTGGGCGTGGCAGTATGCCAGTACCCACTCTCTGCCACGTCTGGTGTTCTGACTTCAGCTTTTTGCTCATACTGTCTTCATTTTTGGTTCGAAGAGCATCTACCTCCTTGATCCTGCTTGCTAACTGGCTAGCAAAATAGCTGCTCTAAACTTCGCTAAGTGGGTAGTGTATCAGACTCCACTTGTTTAATTCTTCAAACCATGCTGAAGAATCTAATTTTCTaagccttaaaaaataaataaatacatcaTAGAAGCCCTTGAAATGCCTCAAAGACTTAGCAGATCTTGAGCTTGAAGTGTTGAAATTTTCAATGTAAAGCCAACCTATAATCTGCCTTGTAAGGTTTAGCCTTGTTAGACTTTTTAATGTCTACTAAAGGTTTCCTCTTactacttttatatatatttgggatTGTGTTGCCAGCCCGTGAGGATTTAGTCTATGTACGCGCAAGCTGGTCCAGACACCAccatcatcaatgtatcaaaataataatagtaataataatgatctTCTCTGACATATGAAGAATACTGATGTAGCCAAAGTCTAAATTTTCATTTCACACTTCTGATGCGAGTCTATTAGACttattgaaaagaaaattaatagtTGGTCCAACCTTTTGAAGGTCGTTTTTGCTTAACTGCAGCAAGACTATTCTTATGtttgtatttcttatttctCAGCGTTGTAGCTTTTCTAGAATTTAATGTGTTTCTTGTAATTTTCTTGGAAAAGGTTAAAACCTTATTTGTTTCTGTGGCTTAGTTATACTCTGGGTCATCCTATTTCTGTGGCTTAGTTATACTCTGGGTCATCTTTGGCTGGTAGTAGGATTCATAGGATTTTTGTTATGTAGCTGGTTTTGGAGTTTTATTCTGGAATAGGAGTAGGTCCACAAACTCCACCACAATGCATATGTTTCACTAAGTATGCCTGGTCTGTTTATTGTGGAATGGCACAACCTGTCAAGTTTGAGAAAGTGGGGTTGAGTGGATAGGTTTAGTAATTTTCTAAACGGATGGTTGACTGGCTGGTTTCTGGGGCTAGTCTTTGTCTTATTCAGCATTGGAAAATAAGACAGCTAATGTACCTGGGTCATTGCAAGAACTTTGGTATATTAAGGAAAGGCTTTCATCTGAGTATCGAATCATCTTCCTCAAAATGGAGGTTTTAGGTGCCCATAGAGatttggtctagtggtaagagcGTGATGTGTGGGTTAGGTGCAGGTCACAGGTTCGAACCCGACCGCAGACAAAAGCTTGTTATAAGTAGAGAGGTAGAAGTccattatccaccgagttttGAACCGTGTGCCACTTGGTCCTCAGGATTTCTCGTTTATCAATAGGAAAGAAAGGAGGATTTAGGTGAACGCTTTGTCGGTTTGGCATCTGCTTTTGGTAGCCAACGTATTTGTGCCTAGTGTGTCCAATTTTGGTGTATGTAAGAGGATATGTGCCAAAAGGCAAAGGGGAAACAGGAGTGGAACAAGCAAGTGAAAGAGGTTATAATCTTGAGCATGACATGATTGCATAATTAGATTAAAAGTCCCACATGAAAAGGCAGACTGAATTAAGGGCCATGTCTCTACAGGTCTTAGCTAATGTTTAGGTTGCGGGCCCTGTGTCCTTTCTGCTTTATGTAAGACAGTGATGCATACCCAACCAGCACTCCAGGTGGCCTTTATTTGGCTCAATTAtcatgtgttattgatgttggaaaACTACCAAGATTGAGAAAAACTCATCAATTCTTAACGATCTCATCTGAATTGTATATGCTAGTATGTTAGTCATTTTGATGCATAGAGGGAAGTACTTTTTCATCACTTACTTTGTCTGAAAGATAAGTAGAAGATGAAACTCTTTATGATGGCTAATTGGTTATCAAGTTGTACACACTATTGATCTTGCTAAGTTTATGTGCAATTTTGGTCTAGGTTTATGTGCTATCTCCAATTTTCATTTTATGCTGTTCAATTTGGCACCTAAAACTTCAAGTTTAAATAAACAATTCTCCTGTAGAATTCATGTTGCAGTCACAGCCAAAgtgtttcctttcttttttatgtgTACTTGTATTCTTGTGATAAATTATTCTAGGCACACCGCGAATCAACTGGGACAGTATCACCAGGCAATGGCCACAGCACAGATCTGGTTGTTGCTGCTGAGAAGATAGCATTTTGCAGAGCATGTGCTTGTTTCGGGCTTGGCTTATATCCGTATCATTAAGAATGGTTGAGCAGATGCTATAAACTGGACAGTGTTGAAAAAGCTGTTGAAGGTCCTTGTTGTACACAAGATGATGTAAAAATGTTATTCGTGAGGATTGTTAATATGCACTGTGAAAGTACTAAAATATGCTCAAGGAGAATGAGGCctcaaaaaatgtaaaaaatagGAAAAGTGGAATATATAATGGAGATATCAGATATCATCTGTTGCTTTATGTATGATGCATTTTGCCCTGTATCGTGTGTATTTGTAGATTGTAAGGCCTCAGTAATTGATAACAAATTATTTCGGCAGAAATAGCGTCTGCTGATCACTTTTCAATTAAAATTCCGTAACAATGACTATTTTACCATTTCAGGTGCAGAGAAGTGCTATTTGTGAATTTTACTCCAAAGTGAAATAATGACAAAATACACTTTCCTAAAATAGTTGGGTTTAAGCAAAAGCAAAATTAGATGGAGCAGATTAAATCGTAGATGTACTATCTTCCTGAGCTAATACACATTGTAAAAGATTAAGTGGAATTAGAAGAAATGTTGGTGTCATCCATGTAATCAGATTTTTGAACTTCATACCTCAGGTTCAAATTTAGGCTTGAACAGTTTCTACTTTAGAAAATTTagatgaaaattttcaaatttcaatatgAAGGTCTAAAGTTATGAACTAGCTAAGCCTAAGTCATACTAGAAAGTCTAAATTTCGAATTGCCATTCAAACTCTAGACTTCAGGTCGAAAGTTTAGCTTTgacaattcaaatttcaaaaccaAAGGACTGAAGTTTGAACCATCAAAGTTTGATCAGGtgactaaaattaaaatatttctaaATCTCGTTGTCTTTAATAACGATCCTCCAAATGGCTAGTTGTGCACTTGCCCCATGTTAGGACTAGATTATTAGCAAACTTCAGACAAAAGCATTCTTGCTCCTCCtgctccttcttcttcttaattgtTGTTAAACCAAAGATGTAAGAAATGACCAGAACCTATTCTTCTTGCTGGACTTGTGTGCTTGTTTCAGCTCCAAGCTAATCAATCCACTGAATTTAGTCCTATGTGCAAACTCAAGTTTTTGGCATTTGCATTTTGAACCCATAACTATTAGAAattgaaaatctatttttcaacttttcaatgcatgtgaaccttttcggatttcgagagtcaaactttataactttgatcGTAAATTTTCACaaagatttttcaagtttgtaaaaataaaatttatatatttagagaCTAtataaaagtactataagttatgataatttataattaaaataatttagaaaaaagtaTAAGAAAAACGTGATCAAAGAACCAACTCGTAGACTCcccaaataaattgaaacgaaaGCAGACAGTGAGTGACCGTTATCCAACTACCCCGAGATAGAGCAAACCCATAGGATACATCGTAATTAACTTCATTAGCCAATCGATAACTAAATAACGGCAGAAGTTTAATAAATCTCAACATAGTAGTCATAGATAACAATATCTGAATCATCTTCCCATACTGAGTCATAATCCTCAACAAATACATAACCCGTAATGGAAACATCTAAAAATCTCTACTAGACAGACCCCGCATGATAAGTAAAGTCTAAGAATTAAAAAGCATAAGCTAAATGAAGGATCTGCATTTAAGTAGTAAAAGAGAGTAAAGGAAACCATTTTTGCagaaaaatcaattaaaacatCACAAAATCATTCCTGCATAGAATCCCAGAAACAATTCTATTCAAATCAATTCCACATACTCAATAAAAcccaaaacaaaaggaaattaaacactcaaaaaccaaagaaaaatatTCAAGTTTGAGATAAGCTCTCATTGACAGCCTTGAAATCTAATTAATGCTTCTACAATGTGAAAGTCTTCAAGTGGTTCGCAACAACGATAGTTGCTTCTCCATCTGTAAGCCATTTTATTTTccactaattaaaattaaaatatttaagttATGACGTTACTTCTCTATAGTTTCACCCAAAttgtaagacataaataataattagtactccctttgttcacttttacttatccagtatttcaaaaatagattttcacttttacttgtcacttttatcATATCAAGACAAGACAACTTCTTTTTTCAAGACAAAATATcagttttacccatagtattattaatactcacttcaaatcatttttcaaatttaataaaaatatgaccaattaatatgagtacattggtaaattatgcacttcatttattatttcttaagaggtgtgcatagtcaaaagtggacaaataaaagtgaacggagggagtgtTCAATAAAAGATAACAGATTTATCTATTACCTAAATTGAAGAGTAATTATAATGTTCACTTATAATCGTGAGGATCATTTTCTATAAAATTATACTTAACTTCATATTAGTTGCTCCAACCAATACTGAAAcagttttaataatttttagtaTTCAAATTTTCATCAAGAAACTCTCCAATgtgctattattattattattattattaatttgtaATTGTAAGATATATGTTTTCGAAGTTATTTTCATTGACCGATTAAACACCAACAAACATTTTTTAGGAAAGTATACCTGTGATAATCAAAATAATTACTTTTTTCATACAAGACAAAATATCAGCCATAATTAATTTACTTATAGCCAATTATTTGTAATTGACTTTTATTAGTAAGTTTgtgatgtaaaaaaaaaaaaattaaattgtcaTGGTATAAAAATTAAACCTAATACTAAGAGATGTGCAGCAGAATGAGTAAAAGCAATTAAAGAAATGGTGATTAGGGATTGGGATTTGTTACCTCTTGAAATAGGATATCATATATGCTTTGAAAAGCTTCATCAAAAATCAGATGGCTTCAACCTCTCCACGTCTTTCATTCTCTGGGGAATCTCTTTTAGCTTTGGACAGTTAAGGATACTCAGACCTTTAATCAGAGGCATTGCACTTGTGGCTAAATCCCATCTTTCTAGCTTCttaagttgatgaagatgaaggaacTCCAGTTGACTGAAGCTGTTATCACTGCAGGtaatttcttttccttcataAGCTTCAAATAATTGGAGATCCCTTAGGTTTGGCAACATTCCCAGAATAGGCATTGGATCTTCCATGAGTTTTGAGTTCAAAAGGATCAtcattgtgattgaatttggaaatggGTTTGACGGGGGCAGTTTTTCTATTCTCCCATCTAACAACAATTTCTGTAGCTTTTGACAAGAACTAAGAAATTCTAGGGCTGGCAATGATTCATTAAATTCACACCACAATTTGAGAGTGCTAAGGCTTTTCAAGCTGCTAATGTTGTTTAGGGAGTAAGATTTCTTAATCTTAAACATGCTTAATTCTCGAACATTGACTAAATCAACAGGGTTAACATCTCGCCACTGATCACAATAAATGCCTCTAAGAACTTGAAGACTTGTGAGTTTGTTTATATGTTGCAGAGGTTCTGAATATGGAATGACTAAATGTCTTAGATTTACTAGGTTAGCTATCTCAGGAGGTAGTCGGCAGAAGTCTATACCCCAAGAGTCTTCATCCAAGGCCTGGAGTGTCAGTAAATTCTTGAGGTTGCCTATGGAGGAGGGGATATCACAAAGACCTGTAAAGCTTAAGTATCTGAGGCTGTACAAACTTCCTATGGCATCTGGTAGTGTAAATCTGTCAGAACCATTCTCCAAGTATAGCACATATAAATGTTGGAACATATTGCGGAACTTTATCCTATCCAGCTTAAGACCTCTTTGATCAAAGAATGTAACTGACCTTAAGTTCAATTTGGAAAAATCAAGAGTGAGGTACCTTTCTCCTTGACCATGGATGGTATGTCTGCGACATGAGAAGGATATGGAATGCTTTCTCGGACCATAAATGTCAAAGAAGTTTACCTCCAATGCCTTTTGTATGGCAAGATCCCGAAGTAGATCATGAATCCTACATCTATAAACTTCTTCCCAACGTGTAGCTGCCACTTGAACCAAGCTTCGCCTTATCAGCTCATTCAGGAAGTCTTGAGCTACAtcctccattctttcttcttctcctgGTATCAATCCATCGGCCATCCACAACCAACTTATGTTTTCAGCATAAATCTCACGATCTtctggaaaaataccaaagtaAAGAAAACAGTGTTTGAGCACAGTTGGCAAATCATTGTAGCTCAGTGATAGTATGTCCGAGATTGCAATGAAGTCATCTGTCACACGGTTCCAAAGGTGTGCCTTCACCCTTTCCCATTGTTCTATCCCCCTTTTATGTGAAAGAAGCCCGCTTAGTGCAGCAATTGCAAGAGGTAAGCCTCCACATTTGCCCACCATATCCTTAGCTAGCCTTTCCATTGTTGGGACCATTACCTGAACATCGAGTAGTTTCTTGCAAAAGAGATCCCAACTCTCTTCTTGGTTAAGGTAACGGAGTTTATGGACAAAACCTTTGTTATCTGCTCTTTCGGCAACATCCTCCTTCCGCGTGGTAATAATAACTCTGCTGCCATTCTTGCTATCCGGGAATGCCCTTTTCAGACTTTCCCAAGCTTCTCTGTGCCATACATCATCCACCACCACAAGGTATTTTTTCTCTCTCAGTAGATTCCGAAGGTGTCTTTCTAGATCTGTCACGTCCGTCATCTTTTCCAGCAGATCTAGAGTTTCCCTGTCACATCCTTGGATGGATTTGATGATAGTCTTAAGGAGATCCATGGTGTTATACTCTTGAGAAACACATATCCAAGCACGCGTTGGGAAGCTAGAGACTATATTAGGACTATTGTAGAGGTTTCTCGCAAGAGTGGTCTTGCCTAGTCCGCCCATTCCATAAATGGAGATGGCGCTTCGGTGAGGCTCTGCTTTGAGAAGTTCAGCTAGCAATATTTCTATAACATCCTGAAAGCCAACAAAAATCTGATCTTGATCATCCACATAGGAGGTAGTTCTCCTCAGTGTTCTAACCATGGCAGACCGATTGTTTGGCCGATTACTTGGCCCTTCTCCTGCAATATTATCGATATTTCTAATACCATAAGTCTCTCGTTTGCGAGAGATATCCATGACTCGCTGCTTGAGGGATTGGATCTCCTTGCTGACATCGTAGAATTTGTACTCCTTCATACAGATGCAAGCGCAAGCGCAAGCCTTGAGACGACTAGCAAATCCATCGCCATCACCTTCACCAGCCTCTAAGCTGTAAGTCTCCAGTATAGCGACAGCGTCATTAGCAACAGAGTTGATATCAAACACCCATTGTTGAACTCTATGATCTCCAACTTGCTTTTCTTCTGCATCTTTGAGGAAAGACTGCATGGAAAGAAGCTCATTTCGAAGCCACTGCACTTCCTCTCTCAGACTTAAACGCAGGTTAACTTCCTGTATGAGGAAATCCCCCAGTTTTTGAACTGCATATGACACAAAGGCATCAACCATTTTCAAAAGTCTTGATATTTAGTATACTCAGAGCTGGAAAAAAAGGGgctgtatggaaaatattggaagAAAGCTGGAGAAAGAGAAACAGTAGAGATAAAACTAAGATCAAGTTGAAGAAACTGAAGCCGTTGATTGTGAGTTTGATAAGAGATGAATACTGTTTTTGTGTTAATGAATTGAGCGTTTAAGATGGTCCATTAAATAACCTGATTAAAGCATAAAAAATCCGACAGATGAACATGGGGCTTGTGGAAAAATATATGTGGGGAAAAGTTAAAAGTaacaataataattttaaatattattattttaaatcaATTTGGCTGCAACTGCTGCCAGAGAGAAGTTTGATACAAAGTAAGTATATTTTAATATGTTGCTAGTTGTCATTTAACTActcttatattttaattgtttCAAGTTTGACCAGCCACTTGCATCCACGCTCAATAATTGATGTTTGTCCCCCCACACCTTAATGAATATTATTTTGATCGTAATCATTCTACATAAAACAATAATTTCCAATTTGGATTAATATTAACTGGATTTGTATTCATTGTTTGTACACATCCCCCAGAAATTAATTTAACTCCATGTTATTGTCCGTCACTATATATCGAGTATTAAATAGTAGTAGCAGTATAATTGGTTTGTTTGGAGTGGGGGACCCGAAAAGCATCTTTCTATACAATCATTTGATTTTATAGGAGAACTGAAAAAAGAGGGCTGgctgtatggaaaatattggaagAAAGCTAGAGAAATAGAAACAGAGACATAAGCAGTAGAGATAAAATTAAGATCAAGTTGAAGAAACTGAAGCAATTGATTGTGAGTTTGATTAGAGATGAATATTGTTTTTAGTATACTCAGAGCTGAAAAAAGAGGTTTGTATAGAAGATATATTGGTATACAACTTGGAAAATGGGAGAAATATAAACTCAGAAGCAGTAGACATAAAATTGAGAACAAATAGCGTGTTGAAAGAGTCCAGTTATGTGATTAAAGTTTAGAAAATCCGAAACATGAACATGTGGTTTGTGGAAAAAAAGAGTTACGATTAGACAAGGCAAGAGAAAATGAAAGTTCCTATTTTCAAAATGGACAAAGATGCAAGCTAGCGAAAGGtacatttttagaaatatcCCAATTCTTAGTGGTCCTTGGCTAGGCCTTCAAAAAGAGTCGCTGAATATgctgtttttcttttcttttcttttgatacagtggaaaaaaaaactaaataaagatCTTAAAATCTTAAACAAGGCGAATGTTCCGAGTTACTCCTGTGAAACAACCCAGCGGATTCCTTGTTTCTTTTAAACTggaatattattattttttagatgGGTTGTACGCAGCGTGAATCTGAAACCACGGTCTAGAGATCCCTATTGAGCAAACTGAAAATCATATGAGAAAACGTTAGGCCACAATCTAATGTTTTATTTATAAAGTTGAtcaatatatgaagaaagattaGACCCGAGTCTAACGTTGTCCTGAAGGTTAACTTTTCAGGGGCTATTtgcacaatttttaaaaataaggacaaaatttaaatgaTGAAAGTATTTGCATAAATCAGCCTTAATTATTTTAGTGAGTACCAAATATCAGATGGttatacaaaatattaaaaGGAATGAGTCTTCTCTTCTATTTTTCGCCTATGATGAAACTAAGATAAAACTACTAAGCAGATGAGAAGgttctctaattttttccttcaCCAGCTATTTGTTATGTGGTCGTGGATGAAGATAATTGATAAAATGATTAGGCTGAAGTATATGTT contains:
- the LOC132060252 gene encoding disease resistance protein RPP13-like; amino-acid sequence: MVDAFVSYAVQKLGDFLIQEVNLRLSLREEVQWLRNELLSMQSFLKDAEEKQVGDHRVQQWVFDINSVANDAVAILETYSLEAGEGDGDGFASRLKACACACICMKEYKFYDVSKEIQSLKQRVMDISRKRETYGIRNIDNIAGEGPSNRPNNRSAMVRTLRRTTSYVDDQDQIFVGFQDVIEILLAELLKAEPHRSAISIYGMGGLGKTTLARNLYNSPNIVSSFPTRAWICVSQEYNTMDLLKTIIKSIQGCDRETLDLLEKMTDVTDLERHLRNLLREKKYLVVVDDVWHREAWESLKRAFPDSKNGSRVIITTRKEDVAERADNKGFVHKLRYLNQEESWDLFCKKLLDVQVMVPTMERLAKDMVGKCGGLPLAIAALSGLLSHKRGIEQWERVKAHLWNRVTDDFIAISDILSLSYNDLPTVLKHCFLYFGIFPEDREIYAENISWLWMADGLIPGEEERMEDVAQDFLNELIRRSLVQVAATRWEEVYRCRIHDLLRDLAIQKALEVNFFDIYGPRKHSISFSCRRHTIHGQGERYLTLDFSKLNLRSVTFFDQRGLKLDRIKFRNMFQHLYVLYLENGSDRFTLPDAIGSLYSLRYLSFTGLCDIPSSIGNLKNLLTLQALDEDSWGIDFCRLPPEIANLVNLRHLVIPYSEPLQHINKLTSLQVLRGIYCDQWRDVNPVDLVNVRELSMFKIKKSYSLNNISSLKSLSTLKLWCEFNESLPALEFLSSCQKLQKLLLDGRIEKLPPSNPFPNSITMMILLNSKLMEDPMPILGMLPNLRDLQLFEAYEGKEITCSDNSFSQLEFLHLHQLKKLERWDLATSAMPLIKGLSILNCPKLKEIPQRMKDVERLKPSDF